TCGCGCGTCTGCTCGCCCGCGCCATACCCGTTGTACTCGCCGAAGAGCTTGACCTTGCCCTCGGCTCGGAACTGGTTGAAGTTGTGGAACGCAACAGACGCCATGCGGCCCTTGTGATTCTCGCGCTGCCCATACACGTTGAAGTAGCGGAAACCAGCAATCTGGGTACGTGCTTTCGGCAGGATCTGGCGCACGATCTGATCGAAGAGGAATTTCGAATAGCCGTACACGTTCAGCGGCTTCTCAACGTCGCGACGCTCCACGAATTCGCTCGATCCGCCATACACCGCCGCCGACGACGCATACAAGAACTGCACGCCCTGCTCCAGGCACGTATCCAGTACGTCACGGCTATAGCGGAAGTTGTTGTCCATCATGTAGCGGCCGTCGGTTTCCATTGTGTCCGAACACGCGCCTTCATGGAAAATCGCTCTGACCTTGCCGAAGTCACCGCGTTTAAAGCGCGCGACGAATTCGGTCTTGTCGAGGTAATCGTCGACTTCGCAATCGACCAGATTCTTGAATTTGTCGGCGCGCGTGAGGTTGTCGACGGCGATCACACGTTGCTCGCCACGCTCGTTGAGCGCCTTGACGATGTTGCTGCCGATAAACCCGGCGGCGCCGGTAACGATGATTGTCATGGTGGTTTTAGCCGCTAAGTCAGCCGAAATGTCAGGCGAAAAGTTCGTTGTAGTCGACGGTCGCCGTGCCCAGCTTCCCGACAACTATTCCCGCTGCACGGTTGGCATAAGCGATACAGTCGACCAGCGGCACACCCGCACCCAGCATGGTTGCAACGGTTGCAATAACCGTGTCGCCGGCACCCGAAACATCATACACTTCACGCGCATCGGCCTGCGTGTGGACCACTTGGCCAGCGGTGAAGAGGGTCATGCCTTCCTCCGACCGGGTAAGCAGTAGCGCGCCGAGATCGAGAGACTCGCGCAGCGCCGTTACGCGTGCGAGCAGATCTTCTTCCGAGCTCCAGCGCCCAACTACTTCGCGCAACTCCGCGCGGTTCGGCGTGATCAGCGTAGCGCCGCGATACCGGTCCCAGTCGTCACCTTTCGGGTCGACCAGCACCGGTTTGCCGGCCCGCTTCGCGTCCGCGATCATTTGCGTCACATGGGTCAGACCGCCTTTCGCGTAATCCGACATCAGGATCACATCGTGTTGCGGCAAGAGTGCCTCAAACCGGGCGAGACACGCGCTCAGGACTTCGTGAGTCGGCGTATTTTCGAAGTCGACTCGCAACAGTTGTTGCTGCCGCGACAGCACGCGAAGCTTGATGGTCGTGAGCAATTCGGGGTCGCGCTCAAGGAACGCCGTGACCCGGCTCTCGCCCAGCAATTCCACAATGCGTTCGCCCGGCTCATCATGCCCGACCACGCACAGCAAGCCCGCCTGCGCGCCCAAGGCAGCCGCGTTGCGCGCCACGTTTGCCGCACCGCCAAGCCGGTCTTCCTTACGCTGCACATGGACGACCGGCACGGGCGCTTCCGGGGAGATGCGGTTCACATCGCCGAACCAATAACGGTCGAGCATCACGTCGCCGACCACCAGCACACGCGCCGACGCTATGCGCGCACGCGGAACCGGCGCAACGGGAGCGTTTAAAGCGCCAACGGGCACCGCAGCATCAGGCGACAGGGAGTTCGACATGGGGACGTCCTATTGCAAAATAGTCGATGCCGAGTTCCGCCATCGTTTCGGGTTCGTACAGGTTGCGGCCATCGAAAATGACCGGCATCTTGAGCTCGCTCTTCAGATGCGCAAAGTCCGGGCTCTTGAACTCCTTCCACTCGGTCACGATCACGAGGGCGTCCGCGCCGGGCAACGCGTCCTTTTGTGAATCGACAAAATGCAGGCGTTCGAGTTGCTGCGGTTTATCGGCGAGATCGAGCGCGAACACGCGGCGGCTTTCCGCCAGCGCCACGGGGTCATACGCGCGCACCGTCGCGCCGCGCTCAAGCAGCGCGCCAATCAGCCGGCGGCTCGACGCCTCGCGCATATCGTCGGTATTAGGCTTGAACGCGAGGCCCCACACGGCGAACGTACGGCCGCGCAAGTCTTCGCCCATGCGCTTCGTGATCTTGCCGACAAGCACTTCCTTTTGCAGATCGTTCACTTCTTCCACGGCTTCGAGAATCCGCAACCGGTGCCCGTTCTCACGCGCCGTCTGCGCCAACGCCTGCACGTCCTTCGGGAAACACGAACCGCCGTAGCCGCAACCGGCGTACAGGAAGTGATACCCGATACGCGGGTCCGAACCAATACCACGACGCACCGCCTCGATATCCGCACCCACGGCATCAGCGAGATTCGACAAATCGTTCATGAACGAGATACGCGTGGCGAGCATGGCGTTCGCCGCGTACTTCGTGAACTCTGCCGAACGCACGTCCATATAGAGCGTACGCTCGTGATTGCGGTTGAACGGCGCGTAGAGGTGCTTGATCTTCTCGCGGGCAATCTCGCCAGCTTCGTCGTCGTCAACACCGAGCACGATGCGGTCGGGGCGCATGAAGTCGTCAACAGCCGCCCCTTCCTTCAGGAATTCCGGATTCGATAAAACCGAAAAACCGTTCCTCCCCGTCGACTCAATTCCGCGGGCCCTCAGTTCCTCTTCAACCACGTTGCGCACGTGCTGGGCTGTGCCGACCGGAACCGTCGATTTATCGACGATCACCTTGAAGCCGTTTGCATAACGCCCGATGTTGCGCGCAGCCTCGAGCACGTACTGCAAGTCGGCAGAACCGTCCTCGTCCGGCGGCGTTCCCACCGCGATGAACTGGATCTCGCCGTGCTCGACGCTTTCCTTGATATCAGTAGAAAAACGGATGCGACCGGCAGCGCGCGTCCGTTTCAGGATCTCGTGCAAGCCCGGTTCGTGGATCGGCACACCGCCGTTATTGAGGATGTCGATCTTGTGTGCATCGACGTCCAGGCACAGCACGTCGTTGCCAATTTCAGCGAGGCACGCGCCGGTCACTAGTCCGACGTAGCCCGTCCCGATGATGGATATTTTCATAAGCGTTCCGGAGAAACCGGTGATGGTCGTTGAATCAGGCCAAAACGGCCGCGGAGTCCGATCGTGTCAAACGTTGCTCGTCCTGGGTGGACCGGGTCACGAAGGACGCACGTGAGTCGGTGGTCACGCAATCCGCATTCAGACGGATGCGGTGATCGGCTCGACGCGGCGTGGCGCATAAGTTTCCCAGCCACTGCAGCCAGGACATTGCCAGTAAAAAAGACGCGCGCGGAAACCGCAATTCTGACACGTGTAGCGCGGCAGGTTCTTGGTCCGTTGCCTGACGAGCGTGCGCATCAGTTCGAGTTCGCTGCGACGCGGTTCCTCGGCCGTGGCCACTTGCGCTTCCAGCAGCCGCGTCATGCCCGCAACGTTCGGCGATGTCTGCATCTGTTGCCGCGCAAGCGCGTGGGCCGCGTCCATTCCGCGCAATTGGGAGACGTGCTTGAACGCCACGTCGAGCAGATCGTTCGACGGATAGCGATTCACGTAATCAACCAGCAAATCGACGCCTTCAGCCGTGCGGCCGAGTTGTTCGTAAGCCTGCACCAGCTTTTCCGCCACCAACGGCAGATAAGCCGCGTTCTGCTCTTCCACGCGACGCCAGCACGTGATGGCCGACTCCAGATCGCCCCCGGCGGCATCCACATCGCCAACCAGGATGGTCGCGCGCACGTTGTCGGGATTGGCCGCGAGCGCAAGCTTCAGTTCCGCGCGGGCGTCTGTCGGGTTCTTACGCTGCAGCGCCTCCTGCGCGAGTTCGCAATAGAAATGGGCGACTTCCTTTTCAAGCGTCGCCGCGCCCATTTCCTGGATACGGCCAGCGGTTGCAATCGACTTGTTCCAGTCTTTCTCGATCTCGTAGATGGTCAGCAAAGCCCGTTGCGCGCCGAGCGCATATTCGCCCGCTTCGAGCGACCGGAACGTTTCCTCGGCGCGATCCAGCAGACCCGCCTTCAGGAAATCCTGGCCGAGTTCGAACAGCGCGTGATCGCGTTCGGCGACGGGCAGATCAGCCCGGCTCAGCAGGTTCTGATGCACGCGAATGGCGCGATCCGTCTCACCACGGCGGCGAAAGAGATTACCGAGCGCAAAGTGCAATTCGATGGTTTCAGGATCGAGCTTCGCAACTTCGATAAAGGCGTCGATGGCCTTGTCGTGTTGCTCGTTCAGCAGGAAATTGAGGCCGCGAAAATACGAGCGCGGCAGATTCGCGTTTTCGGACAGCAGCGTTTTCAGGTCATAGCGCGATGCAATCCAGCCGAGAGCGAACGCGACCGGAATGACAAGCAGCCACCAGAAGTCTAAATCCATGCGAATTCTTGGAAAGGGTTAAGGGCCAGCGCGCGGTGCCAGAAGCGGGCACCCGGCCGCACTGGCGCTGGGCCAGTCAGATCAGATCAGATCAGCGGCGGCATAGGCGGTTCCATCGGCACGACGGGGGCATCGCGCGCCGTGCGCAGTTCGCGTTTGAGCCGGGCATTTTCCATCCGCAGGCGAAATAACGACGGCAGCGACGAGAGCAGTCCAGCCAGCAAACCGACGACAAAAAACGCCAGGCCGATCAGGATCAGCGGTGCTTGCCAGAAGTAGCCGGCGAGAAAATTGAGCGTCGCGCTTTGCGTATTGGCCAACGCCAGCACGAGCAGGAGCACGAAAACCAGTACACGGATCAGCCAGACAAAAAATTTCATAAGGGTCTCTTTGACGGCAATAGCGGAACGACGCAGGAGGCAACGCGGGCGGCGGGTATGACACCGATATTCCACGCGATATCCCCCGAGGGACGCAAAGCGTGGGCCACGCTGCCTTGGTCGTTGGCGTCCGGTATTGTAATTGAAGCGTATGAGGCAATGCGCAACGGCTTGGACGTTAGGCCGATCAGCAGGAGGTTTGCGGCAATTTACCGCCTTACGATGACACAAAAAATAATATAAACGAACGAACGTGCAGGGCGGCAATTCTATAAGCGTGCATCTGGTCGAGGCATAAAAAAAGCACCCTTGCGGGTGCTTTTTCCGGTCATTTGCCTCTGGCTGACAGCCGCTTGATGCGGGGTGAACTCGGACGCACGTCAAGCATCGTCGTCTTCGTCGCTGTCCGCTTCATTCGACTGCTTCAGCGGCTCGCCCGCGCGGCCGTCTACCCGTTCGCGCAACTCCTTGCCCGGCTTGAAGTGAGGTACGAATTTCTCCGGTACCAGCACCTTCTCCCCCGACTTGGGATTGCGTCCAACGCGCGACGGTCGACGATTGAGGCCGAAACTGCCGAAGCCGCGAATTTCGATGCGATGGCCGTTGGCCAAAGCGTCCGACATCGCATCGAGCATCGTCTTCACCGCGAAATCCGCATCTTTAAGAACAAGTTGCGGAAATCGCAGCGCCAGTTGGGCGACCAATTCCGATTTGGTCATGCTGCAGCAGTGCCTTGCGGCTTAGCCGTTCTGGCCGTCGAGCTTGGCTTTCAACAGCGCGCCAAGGTTCGTCGTGCCGGTTGCAGCCGTGCTCGAGTCAGCCGAAGCCAGACCACGGATAGCTTCCTGTTGCTCAGCCGAATCCTTGGCCTTGATCGACAGGTTGATGCCACGCGACTTGCGATCGATGTTGATGATCATCGCGTTGACCTTGTCGCCTTCCTTCAACACGTTGCGAGCATCTTCCACGCGGTCCTGAGCGATTTCCGACGCGCGGAGATAACCTTCCACGTCTGCCGTCAACGTCACGACTGCACCCTTCGCGTCAACCGACTTGACCACGCCGTCAACCGTCGCGCCCTTGTCGTTCATTGCCACGAAGTTGCTGAACGGATCGCCTTCGAGTTGCTTGATACCCAGCGAAATGCGTTCCTTCTCGACATCGATGCCCAGAACGATAGCCTGGACTTCGTCGCCCTTCTTGTACTTGCGAACAGCTTCTTCGCCCGTTTCGCTCCACGACAGGTCCGAGAGGTGAACCAGACCGTCGATGCCGCCCGGCAAACCGATGAACACGCCGAAGTCGGTGATCGACTTGATGGCGCCTTCCAGCTTGTCGCCCTTCTTGAAGTTGCGGCTGAAGTCGTCCCACGGGTTCGGCTTGCACTGCTTCATGCCGAGGCTGATACGGCGGCGGTCTTCGTCGATTTCGAGAACCATGACTTCGACTTCGTCGCCAAGTTGCACAACCTTCGACGGTGCAACGTTCTTGTTCGTCCAGTCCATTTCCGACACGTGGACCAGGCCTTCGATGCCCGATTCCACTTCGACGAATGCGCCGTAGTCGGTGATGTTCGTAACCTTACCGAACAGGCGCGTGCCCGACGGGTAACGGCGGGAAATGCCTTCCCACGGATCGTCGCCGAGTTGCTTGATACCCAGCGAAACGCGGTTCTTCTCTTGGTCGAACTTGAGGATCTTCGCGGTAACTTCCTGGCCAACCGACAGCACTTCGCTCGGGTGACGCACACGACGCCATGCGATGTCCGTGATGTGCAGCAAGCCGTCGATACCGCCGAGGTCCACGAATGCGCCGTAGTCCGTGATGTTCTTGACCACGCCTTCCACGATCGCGCCTTCCTTCAGCGTTTCGAGCAGCTTTGCGCGCTCTTCGCCTTGGGTAGCTTCGATCACAGCGCGGCGTGACAACACAACGTTGTTACGCTTGCGGTCGAGCTTGATCACGCGGAATTCAAGCGTCTTGCCTTCGTACGGGGTCGTGTCCTTGACCGGACGCGTATCAACCAGCGAACCCGGCAGGAACGCGCGGATGCCGTTGACCATGACGGTCATGCCGCCCTTGACCTTGCCCGTGATCGTGCCGGTCACGAGTTCGTTGTTGTCGAGCGCTTTTTCCAGCGACAGCCACGAAGCCAGACGCTTCGCCTTGTCACGCGACAGGATGGTGTCGCCATAACCGTTTTCCAGGGCGTCAATAGCCACGGAAACAAAGTCGCCCGCCTGCACTTCTACCTCGCCCGCGTCGTTCAGGAACTCTTCGAGCGGGATGTAGGCTTCGGACTTGAGACCAGCGTTGACGACCACGAAATTGTGGTCGACGCGCACGACTTCGGCGGAAATAACTTCACCCGCACGCATGTCCTGCTTGGTCAACGACTCTTCGAACAGAGCCGCAAAAGATTCGGTAATCGGGGTAGATGTTTGCAGGTCGGACATAAAAATCTATAGTTGCGCAGCTGCTTCGCGATGCCTGCCCGAACTGTTCGGGCCGATGACAAAAAAGGCGAGTGCCACACGGGGTTGAGGGGTTAAAACACGCTCCATGTTTCTCATGGAGCTCCAAAACAAAGCCGCCAAATGGTGGCTTTTTCCAGCAATTGCAACAAAATTGCAACGAACACCACGCGAATTGCATTAAATCAACTGAAACCAACCGATGATCTGATCGACCGCCTGGTCGATGGATAACCCGGAGGTGTCCAGCGTCTTCGCGTCCACTGCAGGCTTGAGCGGCGCGGCTACACGGTTACTGTCCCGTGCGTCCCGCTCGCGCAAATCTCTCAGCAAGTCCTCCATATTAGCAGAAAAGCCTTTTTGTATCAATTGCTTATGCCGCCGCGCAGCCCGCGCTTCAACGCTGGCCGTGAGAAACACCTTGAGCGTTGCATCGGGAAAAATAACGGTGCCCATGTCGCGGCCGTCGGCAACCAGCCCCGGAGGCTTGCGGAACGCACGCTGGCGCGCAATCAGCGCTGTCCTAACCTGGCCGTGGACGGCAATCGCCGATGCGCGGTTGCCGATTTCCTCGGCACGAATTTCCGTCGATACATCCACGCCGTCGAGCTGCGCGCAGCCTTCCCGGAACGTGATGTGGAGTGTTGCGACGAGTTCGGCGAGCGCGTCGCCGTCCTCGGGTTCAATGTTGTAGCGCGTGCTCGCGAGCGCGGTGAGCCGGTACAGCGCGCCGCTATCGAGTAAATGGAAGCCGAGCGTGGCGGCGACTGATGCGGCGACTGTGCCTTTGCCCGAAGCCGTCGGGCCGTCAATGGTGATAACCGGAGTCTGGTGAAAGGGACGAGTGGGTTTCATCGGAGACGTCCGGATCGGCGAGCGGCTGCGCGCGGGGTCGGGGCTTTCATCACGATATTTATATTAGTCATGGCCATCAGGCCTTCGCGAGCTTGGCGAACTGCTCGAAGTAATCGGGGAAGGTCTTGCCGACGCATTTCGGGTCGTTAATACGCACCGGCACGCCACCCAGGCTCACGAGCGAGAAACACATGGCCATGCGGTGATCGTCGTAGGTGTCGATAGCGGCATTCGGCGTCAACGCGGCCGGCGGCGTGACCACCAGGTAATCCGCGCCCTCCTCGATCGTCGCGCCGACCTTGCGCAGCTCCGTGGCCATGGCGGCAATCCGGTCCGTCTCCTTCACGCGCCAGCTCGCAATATTGCGCAGCGTGGTCGTGCCGGTGGCGAACAGCGCGGCCACCGCAATGGTCATGGCGGCGTCCGGGATCAGGTTGAAATCCATGTCGATGGCCATCAGCTTGCCGTCGTCGGATTCCACGCCGCGCACTTCAATCCAGTCATCGCCCAGCATGACGTTCGCGCCCATGCGGATCAGCGCATCCGCGAAATTCACGTCGCCCTGGATGCTCGCGCGGCCCACGCCTTCCACTCGCAGCGGACCGCCGCCCAGCGCGCCGGCCGCGAGGAAATACGACGCCGACGACGCATCGCCTTCCACCGCGATCGTGCCCGGCGACGCGTAGCGCGCGCCGGCCGGCAGCGTAAAACTCTTCCAGCCGTCGCGTTCGACGGTCATCCCGAAACGCTCCATCAGCTTGATCGTGATGTCGATATACGGCTTCGAAATCAGCTCGCCGTCCACTTCCACGACAATCGGGCCGCGTGTGTTCCGCGCCAGCGGCAAGCTCATCAGCAACGCGGTCAGGAACTGGCTGGAGACGTCGCCACGCACGCGGATCGGTTGATCGACGGCAATGTCAGCCGGGTGAATCCGCAGCGGCGGGAAACCCTCGTTCGCTTCGTAATCTATCTTTGCGCCAATCTGGCGCAGGCCGTCGACGAGATCGCCGATCGGCCGTTCGTGCATGCGCGGCACGCCATGCACGCGATACTCACCGCCGTTCAGCGCGAGCGCAGCCGTGAGCGGACGCACCGCGGTGCCTGCATTACCGAGAAAGAGCTCCGCCGATTTCACCGGAAAGCGACCGCCGGTGCCTTTCACGACACAGCGCTCGCCATCGTTTTTCACCTCGACGCCCAACGTATTGAGCGCCGCGAGCATCACGCGGGTGTCGTCGGAATCGAGCAGGTTCGTGATTACCGTCTCGCCCTCAGCCAGCGCGGCAAGCAGCAGGACGCGGTTAGAAATGCTCTTCGACCCGGGCAGTCGGACCGTGCCGGACGCACGCGAAAAAGGTCCGAGATCGAGGTGTTCCATGATTAAGTCCAGTTAGCTATTGCGCGAATTATTGCGCGGATTCGTCGGCGGCTTTGATCGCGCCGCCATGTTGCCATTCAGTTCGCGCCGTACGCGAGCGCTCGAAGGCAGCTTCGAGCGCGGCTCCGTTGGAGGTGTCGATGGCCTCGCGAAAACGCGCCAGCACGTTGGTATACGCGTCGATTTCGGTCAACAGCGCCGTCCGGTTCGCGATGCACACGTCGCGCCACATTTCCGGACTCGACGCCGCGATCCGCGTGAAATCGCGGAACCCGCCGGCGGCGAACGAAAACTTGAGCGCCGCGTCGGGCGCTTGCAGAATCATCTCGACCAGCGCGAACGACAACACGTGCGGCAAATGGCTCACCGACGCGAGCACGCTGTCGTGCTGCTCGGCAGTCATTCGATGCACGCTCGCGCCGGTCGCAAGCCACATCTCGGCGACGCGCTCCACTACATCCGGCGAATTCTCCGGCAACGGGCACAGCACGACATTGCGATCGACATAGAGATCAGGTATTGCGGCGTCCGGTCCACTTGATTCCCGGCCGGCGATCGGATGGCCGGGCACGAACTGCGCAGCGCGTTCGCCCAGCGCCGCACGCGCCGCCGCGACGACGTCATTTTTTGTGCTACCGACATCGGTGACGATGGTACTGACGCCCAGAAACGGCGCAATCCGCCGCAGCAGCGGCTCGGTTTGCGCAACCGGCGCGGCAACGAGCACGAAGTCGGCGTCGCGCAGCGCGAGTTCCAGCGCGCGGTCGTCGTCGAGAGACACAGCCGAATCGATCACACCGAGTTCCAGTGCGCGCTCGACAGTCTTTATCGAGCGCCCGACGCCTACGACTTCGCCCGTCGCGCCAGCACGTTCGCGCAAAGCGCGCGCGAGTGATCCGCCGATCAGGCCGACACCAAAAATGACGATTTTATTGAAAGAGAACGCGGCCACGAGACATCGATAAAAACGCGCCTTTCGGCGCGAGGGTGAACAATCGGAACAGCCCGTGCTTTTTCAGAAACGCACGGGCAAAACAATCAGGCAGTTTCCGCAAGCGACTTTTCGAGCGCCGCGATAAACGCGTCGTTCTCTTCCGGTAAGCCGATCGTGACACGCAGCCACGGCAACAAACCGTAGTTGGCGACCGGGCGCACGATCACGCCTTGCTTGAGCAACGAGAGATTCACGCGTTGCCCGGCGGCGTCGTCATTACCCACGCGCACCATCACGAAGTTGCCGTCAGACGGGACATATTCCAGGCCGAGTTTGTCGAAGGCTTCAGTCAGCCGGCGATAACCCGCCGCGTTGATCTCAGCGCTCTTTGCCAGGAATGCGGTGTCCTTCAACGCGGCGATTGCGGCGGCTTGCGCCATCGAATTCACGTTGAACGGTTGGCGCAGGCGATTCAGCAGATCGGTTTGCTCTGGTTGCGCAATGGCGAAACCCACGCGCAATCCAGCCAGCCCGAACGCCTTGGAAAACGTCCGCGACACGAGCAGATTCGGATAACGACGCACCCATTCGATGGAATCGTAGCGCTTCTCCTTCGACAGATATTCCGTGTACGCCTCGTCCAGCACGATCGCCACGTGACGCGGCACGCGTGCGATGAACGCCTCGAGCGTCCGGCCATCGATAAACGTGCCCGTCGGGTTATTCGGATTAGCGACGAACACGAGACGCGTGTCGTCTTCGATGGCAGCGAGCATCGCCTCAAGATCGTGACCGTACTTCACGGCCGGCACGACGATCGCACGCGCGCCCAGACCCTGCGTGGCAAGTGCGTAGACCGCGAACGAGTATTGCGCATAGACAATCGATTGCCCCTTCTCGACGAACGCATGCGCGGCGATTTCGAGGATGTCGTTGCTGCCGTTGCCCAGCGTGATCCATTCCGGCGGCACGCCATAACGCTCGCTCAACGCGGCCTTCAGGTCGAAACCGTTCGAGTCCGGATAACGGCCGAGTTCCTCCATGGCTTTCGCCATCGCGAGCTTCGCCGA
This window of the Caballeronia sp. SBC1 genome carries:
- the cmk gene encoding (d)CMP kinase, whose product is MKPTRPFHQTPVITIDGPTASGKGTVAASVAATLGFHLLDSGALYRLTALASTRYNIEPEDGDALAELVATLHITFREGCAQLDGVDVSTEIRAEEIGNRASAIAVHGQVRTALIARQRAFRKPPGLVADGRDMGTVIFPDATLKVFLTASVEARAARRHKQLIQKGFSANMEDLLRDLRERDARDSNRVAAPLKPAVDAKTLDTSGLSIDQAVDQIIGWFQLI
- a CDS encoding integration host factor subunit beta, whose translation is MTKSELVAQLALRFPQLVLKDADFAVKTMLDAMSDALANGHRIEIRGFGSFGLNRRPSRVGRNPKSGEKVLVPEKFVPHFKPGKELRERVDGRAGEPLKQSNEADSDEDDDA
- a CDS encoding UDP-glucose/GDP-mannose dehydrogenase family protein, encoding MKISIIGTGYVGLVTGACLAEIGNDVLCLDVDAHKIDILNNGGVPIHEPGLHEILKRTRAAGRIRFSTDIKESVEHGEIQFIAVGTPPDEDGSADLQYVLEAARNIGRYANGFKVIVDKSTVPVGTAQHVRNVVEEELRARGIESTGRNGFSVLSNPEFLKEGAAVDDFMRPDRIVLGVDDDEAGEIAREKIKHLYAPFNRNHERTLYMDVRSAEFTKYAANAMLATRISFMNDLSNLADAVGADIEAVRRGIGSDPRIGYHFLYAGCGYGGSCFPKDVQALAQTARENGHRLRILEAVEEVNDLQKEVLVGKITKRMGEDLRGRTFAVWGLAFKPNTDDMREASSRRLIGALLERGATVRAYDPVALAESRRVFALDLADKPQQLERLHFVDSQKDALPGADALVIVTEWKEFKSPDFAHLKSELKMPVIFDGRNLYEPETMAELGIDYFAIGRPHVELPVA
- a CDS encoding prephenate dehydrogenase/arogenate dehydrogenase family protein; the encoded protein is MAAFSFNKIVIFGVGLIGGSLARALRERAGATGEVVGVGRSIKTVERALELGVIDSAVSLDDDRALELALRDADFVLVAAPVAQTEPLLRRIAPFLGVSTIVTDVGSTKNDVVAAARAALGERAAQFVPGHPIAGRESSGPDAAIPDLYVDRNVVLCPLPENSPDVVERVAEMWLATGASVHRMTAEQHDSVLASVSHLPHVLSFALVEMILQAPDAALKFSFAAGGFRDFTRIAASSPEMWRDVCIANRTALLTEIDAYTNVLARFREAIDTSNGAALEAAFERSRTARTEWQHGGAIKAADESAQ
- a CDS encoding lipopolysaccharide assembly protein LapA domain-containing protein; amino-acid sequence: MKFFVWLIRVLVFVLLLVLALANTQSATLNFLAGYFWQAPLILIGLAFFVVGLLAGLLSSLPSLFRLRMENARLKRELRTARDAPVVPMEPPMPPLI
- the rfaE1 gene encoding D-glycero-beta-D-manno-heptose-7-phosphate kinase → MSNSLSPDAAVPVGALNAPVAPVPRARIASARVLVVGDVMLDRYWFGDVNRISPEAPVPVVHVQRKEDRLGGAANVARNAAALGAQAGLLCVVGHDEPGERIVELLGESRVTAFLERDPELLTTIKLRVLSRQQQLLRVDFENTPTHEVLSACLARFEALLPQHDVILMSDYAKGGLTHVTQMIADAKRAGKPVLVDPKGDDWDRYRGATLITPNRAELREVVGRWSSEEDLLARVTALRESLDLGALLLTRSEEGMTLFTAGQVVHTQADAREVYDVSGAGDTVIATVATMLGAGVPLVDCIAYANRAAGIVVGKLGTATVDYNELFA
- the hisC gene encoding histidinol-phosphate transaminase — its product is MTSQFGPSYVRAIAPYIAGKPISEVAREFGLNEADIVKLASNENPLGMPESAKLAMAKAMEELGRYPDSNGFDLKAALSERYGVPPEWITLGNGSNDILEIAAHAFVEKGQSIVYAQYSFAVYALATQGLGARAIVVPAVKYGHDLEAMLAAIEDDTRLVFVANPNNPTGTFIDGRTLEAFIARVPRHVAIVLDEAYTEYLSKEKRYDSIEWVRRYPNLLVSRTFSKAFGLAGLRVGFAIAQPEQTDLLNRLRQPFNVNSMAQAAAIAALKDTAFLAKSAEINAAGYRRLTEAFDKLGLEYVPSDGNFVMVRVGNDDAAGQRVNLSLLKQGVIVRPVANYGLLPWLRVTIGLPEENDAFIAALEKSLAETA
- the rfaD gene encoding ADP-glyceromanno-heptose 6-epimerase gives rise to the protein MTIIVTGAAGFIGSNIVKALNERGEQRVIAVDNLTRADKFKNLVDCEVDDYLDKTEFVARFKRGDFGKVRAIFHEGACSDTMETDGRYMMDNNFRYSRDVLDTCLEQGVQFLYASSAAVYGGSSEFVERRDVEKPLNVYGYSKFLFDQIVRQILPKARTQIAGFRYFNVYGQRENHKGRMASVAFHNFNQFRAEGKVKLFGEYNGYGAGEQTRDFVSVEDVTKVNLHFFDHPETSGIFNLGTGRAQPFNDIASTVVNSLRAIDGEAPLSLAELVQRGLIEYIPFPDALRGKYQCFTQADQSKLREAGYDAPFLTVQEGVDRYVRWLFGQL
- the rpsA gene encoding 30S ribosomal protein S1, with the translated sequence MSDLQTSTPITESFAALFEESLTKQDMRAGEVISAEVVRVDHNFVVVNAGLKSEAYIPLEEFLNDAGEVEVQAGDFVSVAIDALENGYGDTILSRDKAKRLASWLSLEKALDNNELVTGTITGKVKGGMTVMVNGIRAFLPGSLVDTRPVKDTTPYEGKTLEFRVIKLDRKRNNVVLSRRAVIEATQGEERAKLLETLKEGAIVEGVVKNITDYGAFVDLGGIDGLLHITDIAWRRVRHPSEVLSVGQEVTAKILKFDQEKNRVSLGIKQLGDDPWEGISRRYPSGTRLFGKVTNITDYGAFVEVESGIEGLVHVSEMDWTNKNVAPSKVVQLGDEVEVMVLEIDEDRRRISLGMKQCKPNPWDDFSRNFKKGDKLEGAIKSITDFGVFIGLPGGIDGLVHLSDLSWSETGEEAVRKYKKGDEVQAIVLGIDVEKERISLGIKQLEGDPFSNFVAMNDKGATVDGVVKSVDAKGAVVTLTADVEGYLRASEIAQDRVEDARNVLKEGDKVNAMIINIDRKSRGINLSIKAKDSAEQQEAIRGLASADSSTAATGTTNLGALLKAKLDGQNG
- the lapB gene encoding lipopolysaccharide assembly protein LapB — its product is MDLDFWWLLVIPVAFALGWIASRYDLKTLLSENANLPRSYFRGLNFLLNEQHDKAIDAFIEVAKLDPETIELHFALGNLFRRRGETDRAIRVHQNLLSRADLPVAERDHALFELGQDFLKAGLLDRAEETFRSLEAGEYALGAQRALLTIYEIEKDWNKSIATAGRIQEMGAATLEKEVAHFYCELAQEALQRKNPTDARAELKLALAANPDNVRATILVGDVDAAGGDLESAITCWRRVEEQNAAYLPLVAEKLVQAYEQLGRTAEGVDLLVDYVNRYPSNDLLDVAFKHVSQLRGMDAAHALARQQMQTSPNVAGMTRLLEAQVATAEEPRRSELELMRTLVRQRTKNLPRYTCQNCGFRARLFYWQCPGCSGWETYAPRRVEPITASV
- the aroA gene encoding 3-phosphoshikimate 1-carboxyvinyltransferase — translated: MEHLDLGPFSRASGTVRLPGSKSISNRVLLLAALAEGETVITNLLDSDDTRVMLAALNTLGVEVKNDGERCVVKGTGGRFPVKSAELFLGNAGTAVRPLTAALALNGGEYRVHGVPRMHERPIGDLVDGLRQIGAKIDYEANEGFPPLRIHPADIAVDQPIRVRGDVSSQFLTALLMSLPLARNTRGPIVVEVDGELISKPYIDITIKLMERFGMTVERDGWKSFTLPAGARYASPGTIAVEGDASSASYFLAAGALGGGPLRVEGVGRASIQGDVNFADALIRMGANVMLGDDWIEVRGVESDDGKLMAIDMDFNLIPDAAMTIAVAALFATGTTTLRNIASWRVKETDRIAAMATELRKVGATIEEGADYLVVTPPAALTPNAAIDTYDDHRMAMCFSLVSLGGVPVRINDPKCVGKTFPDYFEQFAKLAKA